In Larimichthys crocea isolate SSNF chromosome VII, L_crocea_2.0, whole genome shotgun sequence, the genomic stretch AAATGTAGCAACCTGTAACTCCTGTGCAGCTTGGGTCTGTGCATTTACTGTGacaagctgctgctggatgTGGTCTATCTGCTGTGCAGACTCCATCCGAGTTTGAAGTAACATCTGCTCTTTAGCCAGAAGATTTAGAGAAATTCTTTCCACTTCCTCTTTCAGATTATGGATCTCATGTTGAAGAACATCTGTCTGTTTGGAGTTCTCCTCCTTTATCTGAGCCAACATTTTGTCATTGACTTCAGCTTCCTCTTTTGCTTTTTGAACCAAGTTAGCTTGAGTAGCAACCTCCTCTCTGAGAGTATTCATAATTTGGTCTTTATCAGCTACGAGAGTATTGACAGCAGACAACTCAGTCTGGAGCATCTGAAGCTTCTCCTCAGCTTTGAGAAGGAAGCCATCTTTGTCACTCTGAGACTCTTTTACCTTTTGAATCTCTTCTTTTTGTGAATGAATCTGTTTCTGCAGAATCTCCACTTGTTTGACTTTCTCCTGTAGGCTTTGGAGTGCCTCCCTCTGTTGAgtattttcttgttgttgttgagccaGCAGATGTTCCTTGGACTGCATATCCTCCTCAGCCTCTCTCAGTGAGGAGCCAagagcctccacctgtctcTTTAAATCTTGGATGTCTTTATGTAGTATTTCTGACTGCTTTGCACTGTCAGCCTTGAGCAGTGTAATCTGTTCCTCTTTAGCTTGGATCTCCTCTTTCAActtcctcacctctccctcAGAAGCTGACAGTTGTTGCTGGATCAGCTCCTTTTGGTGAGTGCTGTCCTGCTCCTGTTTGGTGAGCATAACCAGCTGAGTCTGAACCTTGTCCTCAGCCTTTGCGAGTGAGTCAGTCATATTCGACAGTTGGTTTTTGAGACAAGTGATATCTTTCTGTAGCATCTCAGAGTTCATTGAGCCGTCTTTTTGTAGTGTGGTCAGCTGTTCCTCTTTAGCCTGGATCTGCTCCCGAAGCTCTCTTATCTCCCCTTCTGAGGTTGTCATTAAGATTTGAAATTGATCTTTTTCCTGAGAAATCTGCATTTCCTTCTGAGTCAGCAGGTTTTCTTTTACCTGTACCTGCTCTGTTACAGTCTTCAAGGATTCGTTCAAACTTTGTACTTGGTCTTTAAGAGTTTGGATCTCATTCTGTAGGACTTCTGACTCCTTGCAGTTCTCAGCCTTCAACAGGTTTACCTTGCCCTCTTTAGTTTGGATCTCCTCCTTCAACCGACTGATGTCCTCCCCAAGAACTGCACTGTGTTTTCTAAGTTCCTCAATCTGCAGAGttctctcctgctcctgcttgGCCATCAAATCTTCTTTGGCTTGAACCTGTTCTTTGGCAAGTTCAAGAGAAATGCTcatatttttaatctgtttattcaGACTTTCGATCTCCTGCTGTAGCGATTCAGAGTGTGTAGAAGTCTCAGTCTTTAACAGAATCAACTGCTCCTCCTTTGTGTCAATCTCTGCATTTAGCCTCTTCACCTCATCTTGAGATGCTACCATCTGCATCTGGAGTGCTTCCTTGTCCTGGGtgctctgtagctgctgttcagCAAACAGGTTTTCCTTGGATTGCAAAGTGTCCTCAGCATTTCTCAGCGAGGAACTAAGACACTCAActtgtttctttaaatcttGGATGTCTTGATGTAGTATTTTTGACTGCTTTGCACTGCCAGTCTTTAGCAGTGTAATCTGTTCCTCTTTGGCTTGgatctcctctttcttcttccttagCTCTTCCTCAGAAGCTGACAGTTGTTGCTGGAGCAGCTCCTTCTGGTGAGTGCTGTCCTGCTCCTGTTTGGTGAGCATAACCAGCTGAGTCTGAACCTTGTCCTCAGCCTTTGCAAGTGATTCAGTCATATTTGACAGTTGGTTTTTGAGACAAGTGATATCTTTCTGTAGCATCTCAGAGTTCATTGAGCCGTCTTTTTGTAGTGTGGTCAGCTGTTCCTCTTTAGCCTGGATCTGCTCCCGAAGCTCTCTTATCTCCCCTTCTGAGGTTGTCATTAAGATTTGAAATTGATCTTTTTCCTGAGAAATCTGCATTTCCTTCTGAGTCAGCAGGTTTTCTTTTACTTGTACCTGCTCTGTTACAGTCTTCAAGGATTCGTTCAAACTTTGTACTTGGTCTTTAAGAGTTTGGATCTCATTCTGTAGGACTTCTGACTCCTTGCAGTTCTCAGCCTTCAACAGGTTTACCTCGCCCTCTTTAGTTTGGATCTCCTCCTTCAACCGACTGATGTCCTCCCCAAGAACTGCACTGTGTTTTCCAAGTTCCTCAATCTGCAGAGttctctcctgctcctgcttgGCCATCAAATCTTCTTTGGCTTGAACCTGTTCCTTGGCAAGTTCAAGAGAAATGCTcatatttttaatctgtttattcaGACTTTCGATCTCCTGCTGTAGCGATTCAGAGTGTGTAGAAGTCTCAGTCTTTAACAGAATTAACTGCTCCTCCTTTGTGTCAATCTCTGCATTTAGCCTCTTCACCTCATCTTGAGATGCTACCATCTGCATCTGGAGTGCTTCCTTGTTCTGGGtgctctgtagctgctgttcagCAAACAGGCTTTCCTTGGATTGCAAAGTGTCTTCAGCATTTCTTAGCGAGGAACTAAGACACTCAActtgtttctttaaatcttGGATCTCTTGATGTAGTATTTCTGACTGCTCTGAGCTTTGGTGTTTCAACAGGTTCATCTGTTCCTCTTTGGTCTGGATTGCTTCCTTCATGTTCCTTACTTTCTCTTCAGAAGCTGATAGTTGTTGCTGGTGGAGCTCAGTCTGTTGAGCACTTTCCTGGTCCTGCTTTGTAAGTATGACCTGCTGAGCTTGAACTTGTTCCTCAGCCTTTCTAAGCGAGTCACTCAGTCTGTCTAGTTGGTCTTTTAGACCTTTAATTTCTTGCTCCAGTGATTCAGCCTGTTGAGAACTGTCATTCTTTAGAACAATGAGCTGTTCGTTTTTCTCCTGTATCTCCTTGTTTAACTTCTGAACCTCCTCTTCACAGGCCACAATCTGTTGTTGGAGTGCCTCCCTTTGTTGAATATTGTCTTGTTGGGTTTTAGCTAGTAGATCTTGTTTAAGTTGTATTTCCTGCTCAGCCTGCTTAAGACATGAGCTATGGTCTTCCACTTGGGCAGTTAAGGTCTGGATTGTATTGTTAAACATGTCTTGCTCATTAGCCTTCTCCAGAAGTAGTTTGGCATACATCTCGTCTTTGGCCtgaatttcatttttgtcacttttagTTTCATCTGCAAGAATATCAACTTCTTTTCTGAGATTGTTAATTTGTTGGTCTTTATCGGCCAAAAGAGAACTGACAGCACACAACTTTGTCTCAAGatctttcatattttcttcagCCTGGTGGAGAAGgtcttccttctctttcttaaTGTCCTTTAGATTTTTAACTTCTTGTTCACAAGCAGCAATATGCTGTTGTAGTCTGGTCATCTGCTCCGTTTTCTGCTGCTCAACTTTCTCAAGCTGAAGCTTCAGATCCTGGATCTCTTCCTGAAGGACTACTCTCTGCTCATTGATCTCCTTTTGCAATTTGTCTAAAATTTCATCCTTGGCTTGAATCATTTCTTCAGCTTGGGACTTTTGTTGCTTTAGGAGATCCATCTGCTTAGTCATTTCTTCTTGATACTCTGCCAGGTGTTGTTTTTTGGCCTCAATCTCTACCTCAGCTATTTTCAGAGAGCTGACTGTGCTCTCCAGCTTATTCTTCAAACTGTTGATTTCAGTCtcaaacatttctctctgtcaatTTAAGAAGAGACGCAATTAGTAACCATCTAATCCAAAAGGCAGACTtaatattatacatttaaataaaacatttctgaattcATTTTCATGATACATTTGTGAGCTTTAAGATGCAATTATGGACTTTACCTCTATTACAGGCCCCATATTCTCTCCTACTTCTTCCATTGAGGCCCTGCTTAGTTCATCCTCCAAACAGGAAATCTTTCCCTGGAGTATCTGAATTTGTTCAGTCAGTAGCTCCTGAGAAACAATGAGGCAAAGTGTATTAAAACTAATCTgtgtagaaaacaaaatgttacataTAGAGTGTATAATAGAGAAATTGAAAAATAGAATGACAGATTCAAAACAACAGTGTGCTCTTCTTCTACAGTCAAACTTATCCTCACCTGACCAATCACACAAACAATTAAGGGTACAGAAGCATTACTATACATTGATGACTCCAGGGTTGAGGGAGAAAACGTTCAGCACAACTTAAGGATTAAGAAATTATTCAGTGAACCAAAAGCCTGGTGCTAACTCAACTTCTGTTGTCAGGATGCATCTACCTTTAGAGCTGTAGCTTTGTTGAGTTCAGACTCTAGGTGATTTATTTTGCTTGTCCACTCCTCCTGGGCAGATGCTTGGTTTTCTGTCAGCCTGCCGACTTCTGCCTCAAAGATGGCCAACTGTGAACACactgctctcatctgtgaaaaTATAGAAAGAAAGCCTTTACAATCTGTATCAAGTGAAAGTTTTGGTTACACATTGACACGTGTAATGTGAAAGCATTGCTACTAGTAATGAACCCACTGAAATCACCAGCATACTCTCATGACCTAGTTTAAGAGGAAGGCTGTTCATGTTGAAACTTTCAAGGCTGTAAAAATTGCACATGACTGTTATTGATTGCCCTCCCACTTATGAGGTGATTAGCAAAGAGAATACATTTCACAGAGGAaaatttacagtatgtgtcattACCTGGGAAGAGAGTGCACCATTTTCATCTGTGAGCTCATCCACTTTGCGCTCCATAAGTGAGGAGGTACtctttaagtctttattttGCTTTAACATCTCATTAAAACGCATTTGTAACCTAAAACAGAACAAGAACTGTTAGCAAAGCAGTTTCACACCAAatgtgtaacattttaaatatatttaggtattaaacacatttgttatGCATAGATAATGTAAGATTCATTCAactgtatacatatacatgcCGTTTGTATACATAGAAAATCTGCTGTAGTCTAAAcgaaataacattttataactTATAGGCTACcagtccattttatttttatttaataagaATGGACAAGCGTCATCAGAGAATAAGTAACAGGTGTCACACCCTGTAGTAGCAAATTATTCACAAACTCAAGTATTTACGTGTTGTTCTTGGTCTCAAGCTCATTGATTTGTTCCCTGATAACCTGCTCCTCATCTGTGTGTTCTTCTTTCAGCTTATCCAGGCGGTACTGTAACTGATTAATACAAGTCtctggaaaaaacaaagtataaaatatagtttaatttggagaaggggggaaaaaaataaacaaagtattATGCAGAgtgtaaaacaaacagcaaaatagaaatacatataATTTTGTGTCTCATCAAGCTCAAGAGTTATGTTATCCAAACACTTTAATGTGATACCTCTCTGTGCA encodes the following:
- the LOC104920124 gene encoding nuclear mitotic apparatus protein 1 isoform X3, whose product is MAMNLGVKALLGWVNSIKLSDREIRIDDLQDGTHLLKVVHMLKKEPIPCSSGIEDRFKLIRDFVERDCRFSSTQGTLLSWDNIRDGINLTVEIAKVLLCLIYHDLMNERSTVHMLKIDEEREIATLTGSYVMESEDSVYLNSSLDSYLARRHLPVAREIFEQSTTTSSSSVSTMSPLSDDPPIFHRTQKITFLDMQTVASSSVSKSPLQDIMNTPKFQMRKMQRQMIKERDYRDGLERELASKLTLIAQRETCINQLQYRLDKLKEEHTDEEQVIREQINELETKNNTLQMRFNEMLKQNKDLKSTSSLMERKVDELTDENGALSSQMRAVCSQLAIFEAEVGRLTENQASAQEEWTSKINHLESELNKATALKELLTEQIQILQGKISCLEDELSRASMEEVGENMGPVIEREMFETEINSLKNKLESTVSSLKIAEVEIEAKKQHLAEYQEEMTKQMDLLKQQKSQAEEMIQAKDEILDKLQKEINEQRVVLQEEIQDLKLQLEKVEQQKTEQMTRLQQHIAACEQEVKNLKDIKKEKEDLLHQAEENMKDLETKLCAVSSLLADKDQQINNLRKEVDILADETKSDKNEIQAKDEMYAKLLLEKANEQDMFNNTIQTLTAQVEDHSSCLKQAEQEIQLKQDLLAKTQQDNIQQREALQQQIVACEEEVQKLNKEIQEKNEQLIVLKNDSSQQAESLEQEIKGLKDQLDRLSDSLRKAEEQVQAQQVILTKQDQESAQQTELHQQQLSASEEKVRNMKEAIQTKEEQMNLLKHQSSEQSEILHQEIQDLKKQVECLSSSLRNAEDTLQSKESLFAEQQLQSTQNKEALQMQMVASQDEVKRLNAEIDTKEEQLILLKTETSTHSESLQQEIESLNKQIKNMSISLELAKEQVQAKEDLMAKQEQERTLQIEELGKHSAVLGEDISRLKEEIQTKEGEVNLLKAENCKESEVLQNEIQTLKDQVQSLNESLKTVTEQVQVKENLLTQKEMQISQEKDQFQILMTTSEGEIRELREQIQAKEEQLTTLQKDGSMNSEMLQKDITCLKNQLSNMTESLAKAEDKVQTQLVMLTKQEQDSTHQKELLQQQLSASEEELRKKKEEIQAKEEQITLLKTGSAKQSKILHQDIQDLKKQVECLSSSLRNAEDTLQSKENLFAEQQLQSTQDKEALQMQMVASQDEVKRLNAEIDTKEEQLILLKTETSTHSESLQQEIESLNKQIKNMSISLELAKEQVQAKEDLMAKQEQERTLQIEELRKHSAVLGEDISRLKEEIQTKEGKVNLLKAENCKESEVLQNEIQTLKDQVQSLNESLKTVTEQVQVKENLLTQKEMQISQEKDQFQILMTTSEGEIRELREQIQAKEEQLTTLQKDGSMNSEMLQKDITCLKNQLSNMTDSLAKAEDKVQTQLVMLTKQEQDSTHQKELIQQQLSASEGEVRKLKEEIQAKEEQITLLKADSAKQSEILHKDIQDLKRQVEALGSSLREAEEDMQSKEHLLAQQQQENTQQREALQSLQEKVKQVEILQKQIHSQKEEIQKVKESQSDKDGFLLKAEEKLQMLQTELSAVNTLVADKDQIMNTLREEVATQANLVQKAKEEAEVNDKMLAQIKEENSKQTDVLQHEIHNLKEEVERISLNLLAKEQMLLQTRMESAQQIDHIQQQLVTVNAQTQAAQELQVATFKEKEALLQEKEGLMARILQVEKDRSALEKRQEALVYEKDRLAQANQTIERENLASHKLESVLQQELEILKMEKEKLLKGREKAEQIEILKRDLQEQLSAKSEAAEHYKAQMDKAVSHYNSKKQLLQESQEEVAELKQSLEVKDREVKAITMENKMLQLDLDKTQTNEKRLVNMVASLEAQLAFADRNLRAQNKIHGNERSTTESCYLEVPNTHSSVHTRAQVKRSMSSDSLDQSSLEDSLNSTRKLSAPDESSTPLVRSSERLAAKRRGLQAESLETLYFTPINARQMNRTITENNIDLDSARKNPTSSVKRRRTTQVINITMTKKTPGGGEGDETFYSMTSARSHPNLPSAHSARPVSMELFDTPVRTSGTAGDQLVGLPGYRRSTIHSQPTSTFCVGAENEPDGAPEDWMRIAELQARNKACPLHLKSSYPVESETVRNSAFFLTDEELRMGDPSDTIRRASMMPSQLQDSLASRRHSLMIGHTGAAAGTRSHRMSLMPGQLPSKTVSTQLKSPKGTKRSSSTLSVHQTSPEKKVKASCFPRPLTPKNKNVMAGSSSSQLHPALSPAERRQSMMFTVENTPKNSNYLKKGLNKLRSSTRKSPGKSSKKSPAQTSAHRSRENIPSGNSRAGMGRAGKIGGFKSPQEMTKAQRKSPRATSRTAKSPGLTSSARKMMRRMKV
- the LOC104920124 gene encoding nuclear mitotic apparatus protein 1 isoform X1 — encoded protein: MAMNLGVKALLGWVNSIKLSDREIRIDDLQDGTHLLKVVHMLKKEPIPCSSGIEDRFKLIRDFVERDCRFSSTQGTLLSWDNIRDGINLTVEIAKVLLCLIYHDLMNERSTVHMLKIDEEREIATLTGSYVMESEDSVYLNSSLDSYLARRHLPVAREIFEQSTTTSSSSVSTMSPLSDDPPIFHRTQKITFLDMQTVASSSVSKSPLQDIMNTPKFQMRKMQRQMIKERDYRDGLERELASKLTLIAQRETCINQLQYRLDKLKEEHTDEEQVIREQINELETKNNTLQMRFNEMLKQNKDLKSTSSLMERKVDELTDENGALSSQMRAVCSQLAIFEAEVGRLTENQASAQEEWTSKINHLESELNKATALKELLTEQIQILQGKISCLEDELSRASMEEVGENMGPVIEREMFETEINSLKNKLESTVSSLKIAEVEIEAKKQHLAEYQEEMTKQMDLLKQQKSQAEEMIQAKDEILDKLQKEINEQRVVLQEEIQDLKLQLEKVEQQKTEQMTRLQQHIAACEQEVKNLKDIKKEKEDLLHQAEENMKDLETKLCAVSSLLADKDQQINNLRKEVDILADETKSDKNEIQAKDEMYAKLLLEKANEQDMFNNTIQTLTAQVEDHSSCLKQAEQEIQLKQDLLAKTQQDNIQQREALQQQIVACEEEVQKLNKEIQEKNEQLIVLKNDSSQQAESLEQEIKGLKDQLDRLSDSLRKAEEQVQAQQVILTKQDQESAQQTELHQQQLSASEEKVRNMKEAIQTKEEQMNLLKHQSSEQSEILHQEIQDLKKQVECLSSSLRNAEDTLQSKESLFAEQQLQSTQNKEALQMQMVASQDEVKRLNAEIDTKEEQLILLKTETSTHSESLQQEIESLNKQIKNMSISLELAKEQVQAKEDLMAKQEQERTLQIEELGKHSAVLGEDISRLKEEIQTKEGEVNLLKAENCKESEVLQNEIQTLKDQVQSLNESLKTVTEQVQVKENLLTQKEMQISQEKDQFQILMTTSEGEIRELREQIQAKEEQLTTLQKDGSMNSEMLQKDITCLKNQLSNMTESLAKAEDKVQTQLVMLTKQEQDSTHQKELLQQQLSASEEELRKKKEEIQAKEEQITLLKTGSAKQSKILHQDIQDLKKQVECLSSSLRNAEDTLQSKENLFAEQQLQSTQDKEALQMQMVASQDEVKRLNAEIDTKEEQLILLKTETSTHSESLQQEIESLNKQIKNMSISLELAKEQVQAKEDLMAKQEQERTLQIEELRKHSAVLGEDISRLKEEIQTKEGKVNLLKAENCKESEVLQNEIQTLKDQVQSLNESLKTVTEQVQVKENLLTQKEMQISQEKDQFQILMTTSEGEIRELREQIQAKEEQLTTLQKDGSMNSEMLQKDITCLKNQLSNMTDSLAKAEDKVQTQLVMLTKQEQDSTHQKELIQQQLSASEGEVRKLKEEIQAKEEQITLLKADSAKQSEILHKDIQDLKRQVEALGSSLREAEEDMQSKEHLLAQQQQENTQQREALQSLQEKVKQVEILQKQIHSQKEEIQKVKESQSDKDGFLLKAEEKLQMLQTELSAVNTLVADKDQIMNTLREEVATQANLVQKAKEEAEVNDKMLAQIKEENSKQTDVLQHEIHNLKEEVERISLNLLAKEQMLLQTRMESAQQIDHIQQQLVTVNAQTQAAQELQVATFKEKEALLQEKEGLMARILQVEKDRSALEKRQEALVYEKDRLAQANQTIERENLASHKLESVLQQELEILKMEKEKLLKGREKAEQIEILKRDLQEQLSAKSEAAEHYKAQMDKAVSHYNSKKQLLQESQEEVAELKQSLEVKDREVKAITMENKMLQLDLDKTQTNEKRLVNMVASLEAQLAFADRNLRAQNKIHGNERSTTESCYLEVPNTHSSVHTRAQVKRSMSSDSLDQSSLEDSLNSTRKLSAPDESSTPLVRSSERLAAKRRGLQAESLETLYFTPINARQMNRTITENNIDLDSARKNPTSSVKRRRTTQVINITMTKKTPGGGEGDETFYSMTSARSHPNLPSAHSARPVSMELFDTPVRTSGTAGDQLVGLPGYRRSTIHSQPTSTFCVGAENEPDGAPEDWMRIAELQARNKACPLHLKSSYPVESETVRNSAFFLTDEELRMGDPSDTIRRASMMPSQLQDSLASRRHSLMIGHTGAAAGTRSHRMSLMPGQLPSKTVSTQLKSPKGTKRSSSTLSVHQTSPEKKVKASCFPRPLTPKNKNVMAGSSSSQLHPALSPAERRQSMMFTVENTPKNSNYLKKGLNKLRSSTRKSPGKSSKKSPAQTSAHRSRENIPSGNSRAGMGRAGKIGGFKSPQEMTKAQRKSPRATSRTAKSPGLTSSARKKRMSVNEENLAGSRQR
- the LOC104920124 gene encoding nuclear mitotic apparatus protein 1 isoform X2, with product MAMNLGVKALLGWVNSIKLSDREIRIDDLQDGTHLLKVVHMLKKEPIPCSSGIEDRFKLIRDFVERDCRFSSTQGTLLSWDNIRDGINLTVEIAKVLLCLIYHDLMNERSTVHMLKIDEEREIATLTGSYVMESEDSVYLNSSLDSYLARRHLPVAREIFEQSTTTSSSSVSTMSPLSDDPPIFHRTQKITFLDMQTVASSSVSKSPLQDIMNTPKFQMRKMQRQMIKERDYRDGLERELASKLTLIAQRETCINQLQYRLDKLKEEHTDEEQVIREQINELETKNNTLQMRFNEMLKQNKDLKSTSSLMERKVDELTDENGALSSQMRAVCSQLAIFEAEVGRLTENQASAQEEWTSKINHLESELNKATALKELLTEQIQILQGKISCLEDELSRASMEEVGENMGPVIEREMFETEINSLKNKLESTVSSLKIAEVEIEAKKQHLAEYQEEMTKQMDLLKQQKSQAEEMIQAKDEILDKLQKEINEQRVVLQEEIQDLKLQLEKVEQQKTEQMTRLQQHIAACEQEVKNLKDIKKEKEDLLHQAEENMKDLETKLCAVSSLLADKDQQINNLRKEVDILADETKSDKNEIQAKDEMYAKLLLEKANEQDMFNNTIQTLTAQVEDHSSCLKQAEQEIQLKQDLLAKTQQDNIQQREALQQQIVACEEEVQKLNKEIQEKNEQLIVLKNDSSQQAESLEQEIKGLKDQLDRLSDSLRKAEEQVQAQQVILTKQDQESAQQTELHQQQLSASEEKVRNMKEAIQTKEEQMNLLKHQSSEQSEILHQEIQDLKKQVECLSSSLRNAEDTLQSKESLFAEQQLQSTQNKEALQMQMVASQDEVKRLNAEIDTKEEQLILLKTETSTHSESLQQEIESLNKQIKNMSISLELAKEQVQAKEDLMAKQEQERTLQIEELGKHSAVLGEDISRLKEEIQTKEGEVNLLKAENCKESEVLQNEIQTLKDQVQSLNESLKTVTEQVQVKENLLTQKEMQISQEKDQFQILMTTSEGEIRELREQIQAKEEQLTTLQKDGSMNSEMLQKDITCLKNQLSNMTESLAKAEDKVQTQLVMLTKQEQDSTHQKELLQQQLSASEEELRKKKEEIQAKEEQITLLKTGSAKQSKILHQDIQDLKKQVECLSSSLRNAEDTLQSKENLFAEQQLQSTQDKEALQMQMVASQDEVKRLNAEIDTKEEQLILLKTETSTHSESLQQEIESLNKQIKNMSISLELAKEQVQAKEDLMAKQEQERTLQIEELRKHSAVLGEDISRLKEEIQTKEGKVNLLKAENCKESEVLQNEIQTLKDQVQSLNESLKTVTEQVQVKENLLTQKEMQISQEKDQFQILMTTSEGEIRELREQIQAKEEQLTTLQKDGSMNSEMLQKDITCLKNQLSNMTDSLAKAEDKVQTQLVMLTKQEQDSTHQKELIQQQLSASEGEVRKLKEEIQAKEEQITLLKADSAKQSEILHKDIQDLKRQVEALGSSLREAEEDMQSKEHLLAQQQQENTQQREALQSLQEKVKQVEILQKQIHSQKEEIQKVKESQSDKDGFLLKAEEKLQMLQTELSAVNTLVADKDQIMNTLREEVATQANLVQKAKEEAEVNDKMLAQIKEENSKQTDVLQHEIHNLKEEVERISLNLLAKEQMLLQTRMESAQQIDHIQQQLVTVNAQTQAAQELQVATFKEKEALLQEKEGLMARILQVEKDRSALEKRQEALVYEKDRLAQANQTIERENLASHKLESVLQQELEILKMEKEKLLKGREKAEQIEILKRDLQEQLSAKSEAAEHYKAQMDKAVSHYNSKKQLLQESQEEVAELKQSLEVKDREVKAITMENKMLQLDLDKTQTNEKRLVNMVASLEAQLAFADRNLRAQNKIHGNERSTTESCYLEVPNTHSSVHTRAQVKRSMSSDSLDQSSLEDSLNSTRKLSAPDESSTPLVRSSERLAAKRRGLQAESLETLYFTPINARQMNRTITENNIDLDSARKNPTSSVKRRRTTQKTPGGGEGDETFYSMTSARSHPNLPSAHSARPVSMELFDTPVRTSGTAGDQLVGLPGYRRSTIHSQPTSTFCVGAENEPDGAPEDWMRIAELQARNKACPLHLKSSYPVESETVRNSAFFLTDEELRMGDPSDTIRRASMMPSQLQDSLASRRHSLMIGHTGAAAGTRSHRMSLMPGQLPSKTVSTQLKSPKGTKRSSSTLSVHQTSPEKKVKASCFPRPLTPKNKNVMAGSSSSQLHPALSPAERRQSMMFTVENTPKNSNYLKKGLNKLRSSTRKSPGKSSKKSPAQTSAHRSRENIPSGNSRAGMGRAGKIGGFKSPQEMTKAQRKSPRATSRTAKSPGLTSSARKKRMSVNEENLAGSRQR